DNA sequence from the Atribacteraceae bacterium genome:
GATAGGGATCAAGGAGCAACTCATCTTTCCGGAGATCAACTATGACAAAGTCGAGCAAGTGCGGGGGATGAATATTACCTTCGTCACTACTGCCAAAACCGACGAGGAAGCACGGGCCTTCTTGGAGGCCTTGGGTTTAGGGTTCAGACGAAAATAGGAAAAGTTAACCAGTCGGTGCCCGACGGCATCAAACATGGAAAATTTTCACCCACCACCGTTCAAGTTTTATTTACAGAGGAGAAAGAAAAAAGGCTGTTAGGTGGTAGTCTATTAGACGATAGGTCAAGCACTAAAACAGGGACGGCATTGGTCCTTCCTAAAGATCTAAACGGCTAAACTGCTACAGCCGGTATTTACAGAGGAGGTTCCATTCGTATGGCGCGCAGGGCACTAATCGAGAAAAACAACCGGGAGCCGAAATTCCGGGTTCGCCATCGTAATCGCTGTCATCTTTGCGGAAGACCGAGGGCGTACATGAGGGACTTTGGGATGTGCCGGATCTGTTTCCGAAAACTTGCCAGCCGGGGAGAAATACCAGGAGTAACCAAATCAAGCTGGTAGGAAGGGGAGTAACCATGGCTCATACCGATCCGATAGCGGATATGTTGACTAGAATCCGCAATTCATTGAAGGCGCGTGAAAAGAACGTCAAAATGCCTTCTTCGAGGCAGAAAGTGGAAATAGCCAAGATCCTGAAAGAGGAAGGATACATTGCCGAGTATCGGGTATCCGCAAAAAACGAACATAAACCAACGCTGATTGTCGAACTCAAGTATGGTGTGAACAAGGAACGGGTCATCAACGGGCTGAAGCGGATCAGTAAGCCTGGATTAAAGATCTATGCCGGAAAAAACGAGATCCCCATTCTCCTGGGAGGCATGGGTACGGTCGTGATCTCGACATCCAAGGGTGTTATGACTGGTAAAGCAGCCAAGAAAAATGGTGTCGGCGGTGAAGTTATCTGCTACATCTGGTAAAAGGAGGATTCACCATGTCCCGGATAGGGAGAAAAGTCATTTCCATTCCCCAGGGCGTGACGGTAGAGATGC
Encoded proteins:
- the rpsH gene encoding 30S ribosomal protein S8 — protein: MAHTDPIADMLTRIRNSLKAREKNVKMPSSRQKVEIAKILKEEGYIAEYRVSAKNEHKPTLIVELKYGVNKERVINGLKRISKPGLKIYAGKNEIPILLGGMGTVVISTSKGVMTGKAAKKNGVGGEVICYIW